A genomic stretch from Oncorhynchus tshawytscha isolate Ot180627B linkage group LG07, Otsh_v2.0, whole genome shotgun sequence includes:
- the sulf2a gene encoding extracellular sulfatase Sulf-2 translates to MGGRGLLLLLLLGVVSPAQGSSFLSGQRHRTRLQRDRQARNNVRPNIILILTDDQDIELGSMQAMNKTRRIMEQGGTHFSNAFSTTPMCCPSRSSILTGKYVHNHHTFTNNENCSSPSWQAHHEPHTFAVHLNNSGYRTAFFGKYLNEYNGSYVPPGWREWVALVKNSRFYNYTLCRNGAREKHGSNYPKDYLTDIITNDSLNYFRSSKRMYPHRPVMMVLSHAAPHGPEDSAPQYSTAFPNASQHITPSYNYAPNPDKHWILRYTGPMKPVHMQFTNMLQRRRMQTLLSVDDCVDKVYNMLVETGELDNTYIVYTSDHGYHIGQYGLVKGKSMPYEFDIRVPFYIRGPNVEAGAINPHVVLNVDLAPTLLDMAGADVPSDMDGKSILKLLDTDKPVNRFQVNKKGKMWRDSFLVERGKLLHKKADGKEVAQEENFLPKYQRVKDLCQRAEYQSSCEQPGQKWQCLEDPSGKLRLYKCKGMASLYAPRMQALMASSRSQQWVGHVSNAGDSCDCGPLGLKITPLKRKRLLTKKKVKSTKSLTRNRWARSIPFELDGDLYAVDLEEGYRPVGLRNTSRPGERRREAVLQEDDDEEFSGMGVTARPTTSNSLTPPAALKVTYRCSILMNDTVRCDGGLYKSLQAWKDHKLHIEHEIETLQTKIKNLREVKGHLKKVRPEECQCNTPNYLSKNKGMFRLDAGRIHSLNKMPSKQKKQWLMKEQKRRKKLRKLLKRLRNNDTCSMPGLTCFTHDNQHWQTAPFWTMGPFCACTSANNNTYWCLRTINDTHNFIFCEFATGFIEYFDLNTDPYQLINGVSTLDRTALNQMHQQLMELRSCKGHKQCNPETGGKDRNSLSEYRPVHRRKRPKVKKPSSKSLGQIWEGWVG, encoded by the exons TCCCCCGCCCAGGGCTCGTCCTTCCTCTCCGGCCAGCGCCACCGGACACGTCTGCAGAGGGATCGCCAAGCCCGTAACAATGTCCGACCCAacatcatcctcatcctcactGACGACCAGGACATCGAACTGG gctcAATGCAAGCCATGAATAAGACACGGCGTATCATGGAGCAGGGAGGCACCCATTTCTCTAACGCCTTCTCCACTACTCCCATGTGCTGCCCATCGCGCTCCTCTATTCTGACAGGGAAGTACGTTCACAACCACCACACCTTCACCAACAATGAGAACTGTTCCTCACCGTCCTGGCAGGCCCACCATGAGCCTCACACCTTCGCTGTGCACCTTAACAACTCAGGCTACAGGACGG CCTTCTTTGGGAAGTACCTGAATGAGTACAACGGCTCGTATGTGCCCCCTGGCTGGAGGGAGTGGGTAGCGCTGGTGAAGAACTCTCGCTTCTACAACTACACTCTGTGCAGGAACGGTGCGCGGGAGAAGCATGGCAGCAACTATCCAAAG GACTATCTCACAGACATCATCACCAATGACAGCCTCAACTACTTCCGCTCCTCTAAGAGGATGTACCCCCACCGACCAGTGATGATGGTCCTGAGCCACGCTGCCCCACATGGGCCAGAGGACTCAGCACCGCAGTACAGCACTGCCTTCCCCAACGCCTCGCAGCACAT AACCCCGAGCTATAACTATGCTCCTAACCCAGACAAGCACTGGATCCTGCGCTACACAGGCCCCATGAAACCCGTCCACATGCAGTTCACCAACATGCTGCAGCGCCGGAGGATGCAGACCCTGCTGTCTGTGGACGACTGTGTGGACAAG GTGTACAACATGCTGGTGGAGACAGGTGAGTTGGACAACACCTACATTGTTTACACATCAGACCACGGCTACCACATTGGCCAGTACGGCCTGGTCAAGGGCAAGTCCATGCCCTACGAGTTTGACATCCGGGTGCCCTTCTACATACGAGGCCCCAATGTGGAGGCAGGAGCCAT TAACCCTCATGTGGTGCTGAACGTTGACCTGGCTCCCACACTGTTGGACATGGCCGGAGCCGATGTTCCCTCTGATATGGACGGCAAGTCCATCCTCAAACTCCTGGACACAGACAAACCTGTCAACAG GTTCCAGGTGAACAAGAAGGGGAAGATGTGGAGGGACTCCTTCCTGGTAGAGCGAGG GAAACTGCTCCACAAGAAGGCTGATGGGAAGGAGGTGGCCCAGGAGGAGAATTTCCTCCCCAAGTACCAGCGGGTCAAAGACCTGTGTCAGAGGGCAGAGTACCAGAGCTCCTGTGAACAGCCAGGGCAG AAGTGGCAGTGTCTGGAGGACCCGTCTGGTAAGTTGAGGCTGTATAAGTGTAAGGGCATGGCCAGTCTCTATGCCCCACGTATGCAGGCTCTGATGGCCAGCAGCAGGTCCCAGCAGTGGGTTGGACACGTCTCCAATGCTGGAGACAGCTGTGACTGTGGCCCCCTAGGCCTCAAAATTACACCCCTGAAGAGGAAGAGACTGCTTACCAAGAAAA AGGTAAAGTCCACTAAGAGTCTGACTAGGAACCGTTGGGCCCGGTCCATTCCCTTTGAGCTGGATGGAGACCTTTATGCTGTGGACCTGGAAGAGGGCTACAGGCCCGTGGGCCTCCGGAATACCAGCAggcctggggagaggaggagagaagcggTCCTGCAGGAGGACGACGATGAGGAGTTCAGTGGAATGGGAGTTACAGCCAGACCTACAACCAGCAACAGCCTTACACCACCTGCCGCTCTTAAAGTcacctacag GTGCTCCATCCTGATGAATGACACAGTCAGGTGTGATGGAGGACTCTACAAATCCCTCCAGGCCTGGAAAGACCATAAGCTCCACATCGAGCACGAG ATTGAAACCCTGCAGACGAAAATAAAGAACTTGCGTGAGGTCAAAGGTCACCTGAAGAAGGTTCGGCCTGAAGAGTGCCAGTGTAACACCCCCAATTACCTGTCCAAGAACAAAGGGATGTTCAGACTCGATGCAGGCCGCATTCACTCACTAAA CAAAATGCCCTCTAAGCAGAAGAAGCAGTGGCTGATGAAGGAGCAGAAACGTAGGAAGAAACTCCGTAAACTGCTCAAGAGGCTCCGTAACAATGACACCTGCAGCATGCCTGGTCTCACCTGTTTCACCCATGACAACCAGCACTGGCAGACTGCCCCCTTCTGGACAA TGGGTCCATTCTGTGCTTGTACCAGCGCCAACAACAACACTTACTGGTGCCTCAGGACCATCAACGACACACACAACTTCATATTCTGCGAGTTCGCCACAGGTTTCATAGAGTATTTCGATCTGAACACTGACCCATAccag TTGATAAATGGGGTTAGCACCCTGGACCGTACTGCCCTCAACCAGATGCACCAGCAACTTATGGAACTGCGGAGCTGCAAAGGCCACAAGCAATGCaatccagagacag GTGGTAAAGACAGAAACTCTTTAAGTGAATACAG GCCAGTTCATCGTCGAAAGAGGCCAAAAGTGAAGAAGCCCTCTTCCAAATCCCT AGGACAGATTTGGGAAGGATGGGTTGGTTAA